A section of the Paenibacillus aurantius genome encodes:
- a CDS encoding Maf family protein — translation MSPNAHPLILASSSPRRQELIRTLGLPYVIRVSDADETVEPGLSPAQIVETLALRKAETVHELIRKERDLQGGVIIGSDTVVVLDGEVLGKPRDREDAFMTLTRLQGSTHEVFSGVACLAAGEPEQAQESAAAARSVGPSMSYRLRHGAETEKPSAAVGHSVSKVTFRPMSPDEIRAYIATGEPMDKAGSYGVQGLGSLFVERIDGDFYSVMGLPMNLLYSMLLEFGISPFRQPEGRV, via the coding sequence ATGTCACCGAACGCTCATCCGCTTATTCTGGCCTCCTCCTCTCCGCGAAGGCAGGAGCTGATCCGGACGCTTGGCCTTCCTTACGTCATCCGGGTAAGCGATGCCGACGAAACCGTCGAGCCGGGGCTTTCTCCGGCGCAGATCGTAGAGACCCTGGCGCTCCGCAAGGCCGAAACCGTACACGAGCTAATCCGAAAGGAACGCGACCTGCAGGGAGGCGTGATTATCGGATCCGACACGGTGGTGGTACTGGACGGAGAGGTGCTCGGCAAGCCACGGGACCGGGAGGACGCCTTCATGACGCTGACCCGTCTTCAGGGCTCCACGCACGAGGTATTCAGCGGAGTCGCCTGCCTGGCGGCCGGTGAACCGGAGCAGGCTCAGGAGTCCGCTGCCGCGGCCCGTTCCGTCGGACCGTCCATGAGCTACCGCCTCCGGCACGGAGCCGAGACAGAGAAGCCCAGTGCCGCCGTGGGCCACTCGGTCAGCAAGGTGACCTTCCGTCCCATGAGTCCCGACGAGATCCGCGCGTACATCGCGACGGGGGAGCCCATGGACAAGGCCGGCTCCTACGGCGTGCAGGGCTTGGGTTCGCTGTTCGTCGAGAGAATCGACGGAGACTTCTACTCCGTCATGGGCCTTCCGATGAACCTCCTGTATTCCATGCTTCTAGAGTTTGGAATCAGCCCTTTTAGGCAGCCGGAGGGCCGCGTTTAG
- a CDS encoding FtsW/RodA/SpoVE family cell cycle protein, which produces MFPLFNKFKRIDWSLVLILLAFMVISTFLIYSATISSKYADMGFHKKNLVFYAVGFVALFGVALFNFRWLLKSSIYLYAIGLILLAGLYTPLGKVYFGARGWYTIPGLNMDFQPAELVKLILIITIAAYIGRREGEKLELLRDVIPIGVIVAVPFAMVVLMPDLGNAIIFIVILLGMYWIGNIKFLHVLIGTTLVAGSIGLFVFLFSSYHDEVSKVMEAMGGGHWVQRFDSFLSPETSSRDTNFQGENSKIAIGSGNLTGNGYLKGTSVHSNFIPVAYSDAIFVVVGEEFGFRGAVILLVLYFIMIYRMIIISMETEDLRGSYIIVGIVSLYVFQIFENVGMLIGLMPITGITLPFVSYGGTSLLINMVAIGLVMSIRVHQEKPDELE; this is translated from the coding sequence ATGTTTCCCTTATTTAACAAGTTTAAAAGAATTGACTGGTCCCTTGTCCTTATCCTCCTAGCGTTTATGGTAATCAGCACGTTTCTGATTTACAGCGCTACGATCAGCTCGAAATACGCTGATATGGGCTTTCATAAGAAGAACCTGGTATTCTATGCGGTCGGATTCGTCGCCCTCTTTGGAGTGGCGCTGTTTAACTTCCGGTGGCTGCTGAAATCCTCCATCTATTTATATGCCATCGGGCTGATTCTTCTCGCCGGTCTGTACACCCCCCTCGGCAAAGTCTATTTCGGGGCGCGGGGATGGTATACCATTCCCGGACTTAACATGGATTTTCAGCCGGCGGAGCTTGTGAAGCTGATCCTCATCATTACCATAGCCGCTTACATCGGACGGCGGGAAGGGGAGAAGCTGGAGCTGCTGCGCGATGTTATCCCGATCGGCGTCATTGTGGCCGTTCCTTTCGCGATGGTCGTCCTCATGCCGGATCTTGGGAACGCCATTATCTTCATTGTCATCCTGCTCGGCATGTATTGGATCGGAAACATCAAATTCCTCCATGTGCTGATCGGGACGACGCTGGTGGCGGGGAGCATCGGATTGTTCGTCTTTCTGTTCAGCTCTTACCATGATGAAGTCTCCAAGGTCATGGAGGCGATGGGCGGGGGGCACTGGGTCCAGCGGTTCGACTCCTTCCTGAGCCCGGAAACGAGCAGCCGGGACACCAACTTCCAGGGCGAAAATTCCAAGATTGCGATCGGCTCCGGGAACTTGACCGGGAACGGCTATCTGAAGGGAACCTCCGTTCACAGCAACTTTATTCCCGTCGCTTACTCCGACGCCATCTTTGTCGTGGTGGGAGAGGAATTCGGCTTCCGGGGCGCCGTCATCCTGCTTGTCCTGTATTTCATCATGATCTACCGGATGATCATTATCTCGATGGAGACGGAGGATTTGCGGGGCTCGTACATCATCGTGGGAATCGTTTCCCTGTATGTGTTCCAGATTTTCGAGAACGTCGGCATGCTCATAGGCCTTATGCCGATTACCGGCATTACCCTTCCGTTCGTCAGCTACGGGGGGACCTCCCTGCTGATCAATATGGTGGCGATCGGACTCGTCATGAGCATCCGGGTTCACCAGGAGAAGCCGGACGAACTGGAGTGA
- a CDS encoding rod shape-determining protein, whose product MFGGFTKDLGIDLGTANTLVYVKGKGIVVREPSVVALRTDTKTIEAVGEAAKKMIGRTPGNIRAVRPMKDGVIADFETTATMIKYFLRQAQKQRVLFQRHPNVMVCVPSGITAVEKRAVEDATKQAGAREAYTIEEPFAAAIGADLPVWEPTGSMVVDIGGGTTEVAVISLGGIVTSRSIRIAGDEMDEAITQYIKRMYNLMIGERTAEQLKIEIGSALPMEKGETMEIRGRDLVSGLPKTMTVTSDEVTEALADTVNSIVDAVKITLEKCPPELAADIMDRGIVLTGGGGLLRNLDKLLSRETGMPVMVAENPLDCVAIGTGRALDNIHLFKVRSGSSGRSKR is encoded by the coding sequence ATGTTCGGTGGATTTACTAAGGATCTTGGGATCGATTTGGGTACGGCGAATACCCTTGTATACGTTAAAGGCAAAGGAATCGTGGTGAGGGAGCCTTCCGTGGTCGCCCTTCGGACGGATACGAAAACGATCGAGGCGGTGGGAGAAGCCGCCAAGAAGATGATCGGCCGGACCCCCGGCAACATCCGCGCGGTTCGCCCTATGAAGGACGGCGTCATCGCCGACTTCGAAACGACCGCCACGATGATCAAGTATTTTCTGCGTCAAGCCCAAAAGCAACGGGTGTTGTTCCAGCGTCATCCCAATGTTATGGTCTGTGTTCCTTCCGGCATTACGGCTGTGGAGAAGCGGGCGGTAGAGGATGCCACCAAGCAGGCGGGGGCCCGCGAAGCGTATACGATCGAAGAGCCTTTTGCCGCCGCTATCGGAGCGGACCTTCCGGTATGGGAGCCGACGGGCAGCATGGTGGTCGACATCGGAGGGGGCACGACGGAGGTAGCCGTCATCTCCCTCGGAGGCATTGTCACCAGCCGCTCGATCCGGATCGCGGGAGACGAAATGGACGAGGCGATTACCCAATACATCAAGCGCATGTACAACCTCATGATCGGGGAGCGTACGGCCGAGCAGCTCAAGATCGAGATCGGCTCCGCACTGCCCATGGAGAAGGGCGAGACGATGGAAATCCGCGGCCGCGACCTGGTCAGCGGACTGCCGAAGACCATGACGGTTACATCGGACGAAGTAACGGAAGCTTTGGCCGATACGGTCAACAGCATTGTGGACGCTGTCAAAATTACGCTGGAGAAATGTCCTCCGGAGCTTGCCGCCGACATCATGGACCGCGGCATCGTGCTCACCGGCGGCGGTGGACTTCTGCGCAACCTGGACAAGCTTCTTTCCCGGGAGACGGGAATGCCGGTCATGGTGGCCGAGAATCCGCTTGACTGCGTGGCCATCGGAACCGGACGAGCCCTCGACAACATTCATCTCTTTAAAGTAAGAAGCGGCTCTTCCGGCAGATCCAAGCGTTAA
- a CDS encoding M23 family metallopeptidase — MERISSVRQRRQDRIREIQERTSRGGRPEATEERAPSNARVASGFPTGYRDNPPLPVSPPDKRFEDPEYVWKLKERQLLGLPPTLPEWETDRPGRPVRPIGWRLTVSAVLFAAVWGLFQVQAPWAADVQAVVRQSLTREWDFTRAAVWYEERFGAVPSFLPAFHPGEEGETKAASKSLQAFHVPARGTIVSAFANSHPWVVLQTEPGTVIHAMDTGRILSAGLKESSGYTLVIQHANGLQTTYGLLDKGAWAAGDWVKGGEALGKASLNSQTGRGSFYFAVMKDKEYLNPADVVRFD, encoded by the coding sequence ATGGAAAGGATATCGAGCGTGAGGCAGCGGCGGCAGGACCGGATCCGCGAAATTCAGGAGAGGACAAGCCGGGGAGGGCGGCCGGAAGCGACAGAAGAGCGCGCCCCGAGTAACGCAAGAGTGGCAAGCGGTTTCCCCACAGGCTATCGGGACAACCCGCCGTTGCCGGTGTCACCACCGGACAAGCGGTTCGAGGATCCCGAGTACGTGTGGAAGCTTAAGGAACGGCAGCTGCTTGGGCTGCCCCCGACCCTCCCCGAGTGGGAGACGGACCGGCCGGGGAGGCCGGTTCGTCCCATCGGATGGAGGCTGACGGTCAGCGCGGTGCTGTTTGCCGCGGTATGGGGCCTCTTCCAGGTGCAAGCCCCGTGGGCCGCGGATGTCCAAGCCGTGGTCCGTCAGTCGCTCACACGGGAATGGGATTTCACCCGGGCCGCCGTCTGGTACGAAGAGAGGTTTGGTGCGGTGCCCTCCTTCCTTCCGGCCTTTCATCCGGGGGAGGAGGGAGAGACCAAGGCTGCCTCCAAGAGCCTGCAAGCCTTCCACGTCCCGGCCCGCGGCACCATCGTGTCTGCCTTTGCCAATTCTCACCCATGGGTGGTACTGCAGACGGAGCCGGGAACGGTCATTCATGCCATGGATACCGGGCGTATCCTTTCCGCAGGACTGAAGGAATCCTCCGGCTATACCCTTGTTATTCAGCACGCGAACGGCCTGCAGACCACCTACGGGCTGCTGGATAAAGGAGCCTGGGCCGCCGGAGACTGGGTGAAGGGCGGCGAAGCGCTCGGCAAAGCCTCGCTCAACAGCCAAACGGGCCGGGGAAGTTTTTATTTTGCCGTTATGAAGGACAAAGAATACCTAAATCCGGCGGATGTGGTCCGCTTTGATTAA
- a CDS encoding SPOR domain-containing protein, with protein sequence MNKARLTYRLDRQPDPRKGTQPPGGEKKVIPLSEEEFRVVGDPQPLNEYTNDYGAWSSPFDAETRRIEQLIRHSQDKHPEVVRPSREASATDLEEWEPPHHPETGYVEDDRYEPYQEETPRTVRERGYIPSTVRTVRYSKTPWIKVAASVTGAVATGALLGFFVLSLFSDDSGSKELPSVTGGGGSKSAVSAGKNGTADPQTAGGTKPDAASVPASAQAAAGTAASIPARTYTFLQTGGFGTAQAAEAQAAELRKKGVAAVTEPGDTVFVYSGIAASKEDAKAVTASLIDKKIEVYAKTVSVAGASQIRWNGKAEALQTYLSQSDQLLRMISGLTLVHLEEAKPTPLDEATMTAVKKAHDQWTAGQAEVASGATAEAKTALQKMNNAMNTAKLSLDKYKEAPATATLWNAQTNLMQFVLAEKELLRIIGAS encoded by the coding sequence ATGAACAAAGCCCGGCTGACTTACCGTCTGGACCGCCAGCCTGACCCGAGAAAAGGAACCCAGCCTCCCGGGGGGGAGAAGAAGGTCATCCCTCTTTCTGAAGAGGAATTTCGGGTGGTGGGGGATCCCCAGCCGTTGAACGAATATACGAATGACTACGGGGCGTGGAGCAGCCCCTTCGACGCCGAAACACGCCGCATCGAACAGCTCATCCGGCACAGCCAGGATAAGCATCCGGAGGTGGTCCGTCCGTCCCGGGAAGCCTCCGCGACGGACCTGGAGGAATGGGAGCCGCCGCATCACCCGGAGACGGGGTATGTGGAGGACGACCGGTACGAACCGTACCAGGAGGAAACGCCCCGGACGGTTCGGGAGAGGGGGTATATCCCGAGCACGGTCCGGACCGTCCGGTATTCCAAAACCCCCTGGATCAAGGTGGCGGCTTCCGTGACGGGGGCGGTGGCCACAGGTGCCCTCCTCGGCTTCTTCGTCCTGTCGCTGTTCTCGGACGATTCCGGTTCCAAGGAGCTGCCGTCCGTAACGGGCGGCGGAGGCTCCAAGTCTGCCGTATCCGCCGGCAAGAACGGCACGGCGGACCCGCAGACGGCGGGCGGCACCAAGCCGGATGCCGCTTCCGTACCGGCTTCAGCCCAGGCGGCCGCCGGAACAGCGGCCTCGATCCCGGCCCGTACCTACACGTTCCTGCAGACCGGCGGCTTCGGCACGGCCCAGGCAGCGGAAGCCCAGGCGGCTGAGCTCCGCAAGAAGGGCGTAGCGGCGGTTACGGAGCCGGGGGATACTGTCTTCGTCTACTCCGGCATTGCCGCAAGCAAGGAAGACGCCAAAGCCGTCACCGCCAGCCTGATCGACAAGAAGATCGAAGTCTACGCCAAAACGGTCTCGGTGGCGGGGGCTTCCCAAATCCGCTGGAACGGCAAAGCGGAGGCTCTTCAAACCTACCTGTCCCAATCCGATCAGCTTCTCCGCATGATCAGCGGGCTGACCCTCGTTCATCTCGAGGAAGCCAAGCCGACGCCGCTTGACGAGGCTACGATGACGGCCGTCAAGAAGGCCCACGACCAATGGACGGCCGGTCAGGCGGAGGTCGCCTCCGGCGCTACCGCCGAAGCCAAAACCGCTCTCCAAAAGATGAACAACGCCATGAACACGGCGAAGCTGTCGCTCGACAAGTACAAGGAGGCTCCGGCCACGGCTACGCTTTGGAATGCGCAGACAAATCTCATGCAGTTCGTATTGGCCGAGAAGGAGCTGCTCCGGATTATCGGGGCCTCCTAG
- the radC gene encoding RadC family protein has translation MESPGITLRDVPNEERPRERMLHFGAQALSNAELLAILIRTGTVAESAVRLAERVLKESGSLRNLVDMSVDELTRVKGIGEAKALQIRAGIELGRRLSRASLHDKITIRSPRDAAALLMEDLRYLQKEHFVCLFLNTKNHVIAQETLSMGSLNASIVHPREVFRAAMKCSSASLICVHNHPSGDPTPSPEDIEITARLVEAGQIVGIEVLDHIIIADTGFVSLKEKGHM, from the coding sequence ATGGAGTCGCCAGGCATCACTTTGCGCGATGTTCCCAATGAAGAACGACCTAGAGAACGCATGCTGCATTTTGGGGCTCAAGCATTAAGCAACGCGGAACTGCTCGCCATTCTAATCCGTACGGGGACGGTAGCCGAATCGGCTGTCCGGCTGGCGGAGCGGGTTCTGAAGGAATCCGGTTCGCTTCGTAATTTGGTAGATATGAGCGTCGACGAGCTTACGCGGGTTAAAGGAATAGGAGAGGCCAAAGCCCTCCAGATCCGCGCAGGCATTGAACTCGGGCGTCGTTTGTCACGGGCGTCCCTGCATGATAAAATAACCATTCGTTCTCCCCGGGATGCCGCCGCGCTCCTTATGGAGGATTTGCGATACCTTCAGAAGGAGCATTTTGTGTGCCTGTTTCTGAATACCAAAAATCACGTCATCGCCCAGGAAACGCTGTCCATGGGAAGCTTGAACGCTTCCATCGTCCATCCGCGGGAAGTGTTTCGTGCTGCCATGAAATGCAGCAGCGCCTCCCTGATCTGCGTACATAACCATCCGAGCGGGGATCCTACGCCAAGTCCGGAGGACATCGAAATCACCGCCCGTCTGGTAGAGGCGGGCCAAATCGTAGGAATCGAAGTGCTCGATCACATCATCATTGCGGATACGGGCTTTGTGAGTTTGAAGGAAAAAGGACACATGTAA
- a CDS encoding site-2 protease family protein: protein MINLGGTAYRFHPLFVMLMLLSLATGYFVELLTLFGLVFIHEMGHVAAAKAFGWTVREVQFLPFGGVAVVEESGSMPAREELWVALAGPLQNLWMIALALLMKAAGWDNDGWWDYFLKANAMLGLFNLLPVLPLDGGKVLLSVLSYWVSYHRAMLFCAWSSLAFSCVLLGGTLLTLSTAGLHLNLLMIGVFLLYSNWYGYRHLPYQFIRFLMSREKTAARQRGKGIPAQPLLVHEQAPVGEVARRLMRERHHLIYVCGPEGRIRGVLPERRLIDSYFTDAKTGRAVSELIM from the coding sequence TTGATTAACCTGGGAGGAACGGCTTACCGCTTCCACCCTCTGTTTGTTATGCTTATGCTGCTTTCCTTGGCGACGGGTTATTTTGTGGAGCTGCTCACCCTTTTCGGGCTCGTGTTCATTCACGAGATGGGCCATGTCGCCGCGGCTAAAGCGTTCGGCTGGACGGTTCGGGAAGTGCAGTTCCTCCCGTTCGGGGGAGTGGCCGTCGTGGAGGAATCCGGCAGCATGCCGGCCCGCGAGGAATTGTGGGTAGCCTTAGCGGGGCCTCTGCAGAACCTCTGGATGATCGCCCTGGCCCTCTTGATGAAGGCTGCAGGCTGGGATAACGACGGCTGGTGGGATTATTTCCTGAAGGCCAATGCCATGCTCGGGCTTTTCAACCTGCTGCCGGTTCTTCCGCTGGACGGGGGCAAGGTGCTGCTTTCTGTGCTCAGCTACTGGGTCAGCTACCACCGAGCCATGCTCTTCTGCGCCTGGAGCAGCCTGGCCTTTTCCTGCGTGCTGCTTGGGGGAACGCTTCTTACCCTGTCCACAGCCGGTCTTCACCTCAATCTTCTCATGATTGGCGTCTTCCTTCTTTATTCCAATTGGTACGGTTACCGGCACCTTCCCTACCAGTTTATCCGCTTTCTCATGAGCCGGGAGAAAACGGCGGCCCGCCAGCGCGGGAAGGGTATTCCTGCCCAGCCCCTCCTTGTCCACGAACAAGCTCCGGTCGGTGAGGTGGCCCGTCGGTTGATGAGGGAGCGGCATCACCTGATCTACGTCTGCGGTCCCGAAGGCCGAATCCGGGGAGTACTGCCGGAGAGAAGGCTGATCGACTCCTACTTCACCGATGCCAAAACGGGCCGTGCGGTTTCCGAGCTGATCATGTAG
- a CDS encoding DUF4321 domain-containing protein, whose translation MKKNAFTLIIFIVIGLITGAIVSQLLEPVKALSFLTKSAEISWEPRADLHIIKYSLALQIRLNLISILGIVAAFWIYRKL comes from the coding sequence ATGAAAAAAAATGCGTTTACGTTAATCATCTTTATCGTCATCGGGCTCATCACCGGAGCTATTGTTTCCCAGCTGCTGGAGCCGGTCAAGGCCCTGTCTTTTCTGACCAAATCGGCTGAGATTTCCTGGGAGCCCCGGGCCGATCTCCACATTATCAAGTATTCGCTTGCGCTCCAAATCCGTCTCAACCTGATCAGCATTCTGGGGATTGTGGCCGCCTTTTGGATTTACCGCAAGCTCTAA
- the minD gene encoding septum site-determining protein MinD, with product MGEAIVITSGKGGVGKTTTSANIGTALALQGKKVCMVDTDIGLRNLDVVMGLENRIIYDLVDVVEGRCRLKQALIKDKRFDELYLLPAAQTKDKHSVSPESVREIVLELKKEFDFVIIDCPAGIEQGFKNAVAGADKAIVVTTPENAAVRDADRIIGLLEKENMQSTSLVVNRIRPNMVKKGEMLDIDEICQVLAIDLLGIVPDDEHVIKAANSGEPTVMNPTSRAAVAYRNIARRILGDTVPLMSLNEKPSMFAKMKKFFGMG from the coding sequence ATGGGAGAGGCAATTGTCATCACTTCAGGCAAAGGCGGAGTGGGAAAAACCACGACATCGGCCAACATCGGCACCGCGCTGGCGCTTCAAGGGAAGAAAGTCTGCATGGTCGATACCGATATCGGCCTGCGGAACCTGGATGTCGTCATGGGCCTGGAGAACCGCATCATCTACGATCTGGTCGATGTGGTAGAGGGCCGATGCCGTCTGAAGCAGGCTCTAATCAAGGACAAGCGGTTCGATGAGCTGTACCTGCTCCCCGCTGCGCAGACGAAGGATAAACATTCCGTCTCGCCGGAGAGTGTGCGGGAAATCGTTCTGGAGCTTAAGAAAGAGTTTGATTTTGTTATAATTGACTGTCCGGCCGGGATCGAGCAGGGATTCAAGAATGCGGTAGCCGGCGCGGACAAAGCCATCGTGGTGACCACTCCAGAGAACGCCGCCGTTCGGGATGCGGACCGGATCATCGGCCTCTTAGAGAAAGAGAACATGCAATCGACCAGCCTTGTGGTGAACCGGATCCGCCCGAATATGGTAAAGAAGGGCGAAATGCTCGACATAGACGAGATTTGCCAGGTGCTGGCGATTGATCTCCTGGGCATTGTTCCGGATGACGAGCACGTCATCAAGGCTGCCAATTCGGGCGAACCGACGGTTATGAATCCGACGTCCCGGGCGGCCGTAGCTTACCGCAACATCGCGAGACGGATTCTGGGGGATACGGTTCCTCTCATGTCTTTGAACGAGAAGCCGAGCATGTTCGCGAAGATGAAGAAATTTTTTGGTATGGGATAG
- the minC gene encoding septum site-determining protein MinC yields the protein MTAPAKKQHVNIKGVKEGLLFVLDDTCRYTDLLAELEEKLTGTHNKILSGPQIYVQVKLGERVLNEAEKEQIRELIGKRGNLLVQSIETEQAVTDEIIPGLEEFKVIRGMVRSGQTVSFEGNLMLLGDVNPGGSILASGDIIIMGSLRGMAHAGMEGKEDAIIGASHLRPTQLRIANVISRPPDEWGVEEAFMEFAYIRDGAMEIDKIHNLHRIRP from the coding sequence ATGACGGCACCAGCCAAGAAACAGCATGTGAATATAAAAGGAGTCAAGGAAGGCCTGCTGTTCGTCCTGGATGACACCTGCCGCTACACCGACCTGCTGGCGGAGCTCGAAGAGAAGCTGACCGGAACCCACAACAAGATTTTGTCCGGTCCTCAAATTTACGTTCAGGTCAAGCTGGGAGAGCGGGTTCTGAACGAGGCGGAGAAAGAGCAGATCCGGGAATTGATCGGGAAGAGGGGCAACCTTCTCGTCCAGTCGATCGAAACGGAGCAGGCTGTAACGGATGAGATTATTCCAGGACTCGAGGAGTTCAAGGTGATCCGGGGAATGGTTCGTTCCGGCCAGACCGTATCCTTTGAAGGTAACCTGATGCTGCTCGGAGATGTTAACCCGGGAGGATCGATTCTCGCGTCCGGTGATATTATCATTATGGGGTCGCTGCGCGGGATGGCTCACGCCGGAATGGAAGGCAAGGAGGATGCCATCATCGGTGCTTCTCACTTAAGACCCACCCAGCTGAGAATTGCGAATGTCATCAGCCGTCCGCCGGATGAGTGGGGAGTGGAAGAGGCCTTTATGGAATTCGCTTATATCCGGGACGGAGCGATGGAGATCGACAAGATCCATAACCTGCACCGCATCCGGCCTTAG
- the mreC gene encoding rod shape-determining protein MreC, with amino-acid sequence MGNKKMLVLMLSLIFFMTLFGLTLRTREKLTYPERIITDTVSWTQGLFNKPASFIAGVFEDIGELRVLYQENKALRMTLSQYARDTMRLNDLEAQNKRLKDLLGFTEQQKAANNYIYHVAEVVAYSPDTYSSTITINLGTRDGIKPNMAVMSVDGLIGRISHVTDFHSKVQLLTGNDSDAAAKGISATIKGKEDSSFGIVSYDIDKQALVMTKIPQTDELAPNDVVITSGLGEIFPKGIVIGKVLTKEVDRFGLNYMATVEPAAKFTHLREVLVVEVPDMR; translated from the coding sequence ATGGGGAATAAAAAGATGCTTGTGCTGATGCTTTCCTTGATATTCTTTATGACTCTGTTCGGGTTGACCTTGAGGACGAGGGAGAAACTCACCTATCCGGAAAGAATCATTACGGATACCGTCTCGTGGACGCAGGGCTTGTTCAACAAGCCGGCCAGCTTCATCGCGGGAGTCTTTGAGGATATCGGGGAATTGCGGGTGCTTTACCAGGAGAACAAAGCCCTGCGGATGACGCTGTCCCAGTATGCCCGGGATACGATGCGGCTGAACGACCTGGAAGCCCAGAACAAGAGGCTGAAGGATTTACTAGGCTTTACGGAGCAACAGAAAGCCGCCAATAATTATATTTATCATGTGGCTGAGGTGGTAGCCTACAGTCCCGACACCTACAGCAGTACGATCACAATTAACCTCGGCACCCGGGACGGCATTAAGCCGAATATGGCGGTGATGTCGGTCGACGGGCTGATCGGCCGGATCTCCCATGTAACGGATTTCCATTCGAAGGTGCAGCTGCTGACCGGCAATGATTCCGACGCCGCGGCCAAAGGAATCTCCGCCACCATCAAGGGCAAGGAGGATTCCTCCTTTGGCATCGTGAGCTACGATATCGACAAGCAGGCTTTGGTGATGACCAAAATTCCCCAGACGGACGAGCTGGCTCCGAATGATGTCGTCATTACCTCGGGACTCGGGGAAATCTTCCCGAAAGGCATCGTCATCGGCAAGGTGCTGACGAAGGAAGTCGACCGTTTCGGTCTGAATTATATGGCGACGGTGGAGCCTGCCGCCAAGTTCACTCACCTGCGGGAAGTGCTTGTCGTCGAAGTCCCGGACATGAGGTGA
- the mreD gene encoding rod shape-determining protein MreD, producing the protein MNRNRLTLVLFVLFLIEGTWLKWIIPPEWQENVIVAPHLLLTAVLLIGIYVNRHTALLYGAGFGLLHDIVYYGPMIGPYCLCMGLLGYAAGLISFRSYSSILTSMFLVTVGNFAFEWLIYGIYRVFQVIHTDVNRIFLYQMLPSILINLLFALVIYVPMRRLLEKVKAGVRTEDYNGDV; encoded by the coding sequence ATGAACCGCAACCGATTAACCCTGGTTCTATTCGTCTTATTTCTTATAGAAGGCACTTGGCTTAAATGGATCATACCGCCGGAATGGCAGGAGAACGTAATCGTCGCTCCTCACCTGCTTCTGACGGCGGTTCTTCTAATAGGCATCTATGTCAACCGGCATACCGCGCTACTTTACGGGGCCGGTTTCGGCCTTCTTCATGACATCGTTTATTACGGACCGATGATCGGACCTTACTGCTTATGCATGGGGCTATTGGGGTACGCCGCGGGTCTCATTTCCTTCCGTTCCTACAGCAGCATTTTGACGAGCATGTTTCTGGTGACGGTCGGCAACTTCGCCTTTGAGTGGCTCATCTACGGCATTTACCGTGTATTTCAGGTGATCCACACCGACGTCAACCGCATCTTCCTGTACCAGATGCTGCCGAGCATTCTGATCAATTTGCTGTTTGCCCTCGTCATTTATGTCCCGATGCGGAGGCTACTCGAGAAAGTGAAAGCGGGCGTCCGGACGGAGGATTACAACGGCGACGTGTAA